In Balaenoptera ricei isolate mBalRic1 chromosome 4, mBalRic1.hap2, whole genome shotgun sequence, the following are encoded in one genomic region:
- the N6AMT1 gene encoding methyltransferase N6AMT1: MAAPCLPTPLHRHVGRGAFSDVYEPAEDTFLLLDALEAAAAELTGVEICLEVGSGSGVVSAFLASMIGPQALYMCTDVNPEAAACTLETARCNNVHIQPVITDLVKGLLPRLKEKVDLLVFNPPYVVTPPEEVRSHGIEAAWAGGRNGREVMDRLFPLAPELLSPRGLFYLVTIKENNPEEILEIMKTKGLQGTTALSRQAGQEILSVLKFTKS; encoded by the exons ATGGCGGCGCCTTGCCTCCCCACGCCATTGCACAGGCATGTGGGCCGTGGCGCCTTCAGCGACGTGTACGAGCCCGCGGAGGACACATTCCTGCTGCTGGACGCGCTCGAGGCGGCGGCAGCCGAACTCACGGG agtgGAAATATGCCTTGAAGTAGGGTCAGGGTCTGGAGTGGTATCTGCATTCCTAGCCTCTATGATAGGTCCTCAAGCTTTGTACAT GTGCACTGATGTCAACCCTGAGGCGGCAGCGTGTACCCTGGAGACAGCACGCTGTAACAACGTCCACATTCAACCAGTAATTACGGATTTG gtCAAAGGCTTGCTACCAAGATTGAAGGAAAAAGTTGATCTTCTGGTGTTTAATCCTCCCTATGTAGTGACTCCACCTGAAGAG GTAAGGAGTCACGGGATAGAGGCAGCTTGGGCTGGTGGCAGAAATGGTCGTGAAGTCATGGACAGATTGTTTCCACTGGCTCCAGAGCTCCTTTCACCAAGAGGATTGTTCTATTTAGTCAccattaaagaaaacaatccag AAGAAATTTTGGAAATAATGAAGACAAAAGGTCTACAAGGGACCACTGCACTTTCCAGGCAAGCAGGCCAAGAAATCCTTTCAGTCCTCAAGTTCACCAAGTCCTAA